The Limnochorda sp. LNt genome includes a region encoding these proteins:
- the flhB gene encoding flagellar biosynthesis protein FlhB, which yields MGAAHDAGPGAPLSGGMAVESPLDFDLQRFADGERTEAPTPRRRQEARRRGQVARSMDLSMAVVALAGALAAKGVAGLLTADARSLATELWGGLLWQQELTVDRVRQMGYLGLTAMRGLVPLTGAVMLAGLASQVLQVGFVASGTPLTPTLSRIDPIAHLKRLFSARALVELVKATAKAVVVAWAGWSFIRTIMQASSDLLAMGIADATAFVADLAYQQLLRMGLVLLVIGGLDYAYQRWEYEQSLKMSRHELLDELKQTEGDPHVRGRIRSRMRQLLSQRMMQRVPRASVVVTNPTHVAVALEYEEARMEAPVVVAKGQEWLARRIAEVARQHGVPVVENPPLAWALFEGVPVGQAIPPRLYRAVAEVLAYVYRLRQLGPRAAGRPVWRAPVEEA from the coding sequence ATGGGTGCTGCGCACGATGCAGGGCCTGGCGCCCCGTTGAGCGGGGGCATGGCCGTCGAGTCGCCGCTGGACTTCGACCTCCAGCGCTTCGCCGACGGGGAGCGCACCGAGGCCCCCACGCCGCGCCGGCGTCAGGAGGCTCGTCGCCGAGGCCAGGTGGCGCGGAGCATGGATCTGTCGATGGCCGTGGTGGCGCTGGCGGGCGCCCTGGCGGCCAAGGGCGTGGCCGGACTCTTGACGGCCGACGCCCGGTCGCTGGCCACCGAGCTGTGGGGCGGGTTGTTGTGGCAGCAGGAACTGACGGTGGATCGCGTGCGCCAGATGGGCTACCTGGGCCTCACGGCCATGCGGGGGCTGGTACCGTTGACGGGGGCCGTCATGCTGGCGGGGCTGGCCTCGCAGGTGCTCCAGGTGGGCTTCGTCGCCTCGGGCACCCCTCTGACGCCTACCCTCTCCCGCATCGACCCCATCGCGCACCTCAAGCGGCTCTTCTCGGCCCGGGCCCTGGTGGAGCTGGTCAAAGCCACGGCCAAAGCGGTGGTGGTGGCCTGGGCCGGGTGGTCCTTCATCCGTACCATCATGCAGGCCTCGTCGGACCTGCTGGCCATGGGGATAGCCGACGCCACCGCCTTCGTGGCCGACCTGGCCTACCAGCAGCTCCTGCGGATGGGCCTGGTGCTCCTGGTCATCGGGGGCCTCGACTACGCCTACCAGCGGTGGGAGTACGAGCAGAGCCTCAAGATGAGCCGACACGAGCTGCTCGACGAGCTCAAGCAGACCGAGGGCGACCCGCACGTGCGGGGCCGGATCCGCTCCCGCATGCGCCAGCTCCTCTCCCAGCGCATGATGCAGCGGGTGCCCCGGGCGTCGGTCGTCGTCACCAACCCCACCCACGTGGCGGTGGCCCTGGAGTACGAGGAGGCGCGCATGGAGGCCCCGGTCGTGGTGGCCAAGGGGCAGGAGTGGCTGGCGCGCCGCATCGCCGAGGTAGCCCGCCAGCACGGGGTGCCCGTGGTCGAAAACCCGCCCCTGGCCTGGGCGCTCTTCGAGGGGGTCCCGGTGGGGCAGGCCATCCCGCCCCGACTTTACCGGGCGGTGGCCGAGGTGCTGGCATACGTCTACCGGCTCCGCCAGCTGGGGCCTCGGGCCGCAGGTCGGCCCGTCTGGCGGGCGCCGGTGGAGGAGGCGTGA
- a CDS encoding flagellar biosynthetic protein FliR, with the protein MEALAAFGLIWVRTSTLVLAARPVFAQPGVPPLVRLGLSGLAALLMVPLAAGSPGVVLPGAGGATGPAWAVWAYAVGKEVATGLVMAFGVNALMAAALLAGQLVDLPMGFSVVNVVDPTLGQETPVIGQFQMLLATLIFFGVDGHHEMLRALAQSLVVVPPGAGATGPGVLEGIVGAFAAAFVLGVRLAAPVMAALFLADVALAVVARAVPQLNVFVVGFPAKIVLGFAVLLLALPGIVGLLAGTFGRNGELWGWVLRTMQGLAPR; encoded by the coding sequence ATGGAGGCCCTGGCCGCCTTCGGCCTCATCTGGGTGCGCACCTCGACGCTCGTGCTGGCGGCTCGGCCGGTCTTCGCGCAGCCGGGGGTGCCGCCACTGGTGCGCCTCGGGCTCTCGGGGCTCGCCGCCTTGCTGATGGTGCCGCTGGCGGCGGGGTCCCCCGGGGTGGTCCTGCCGGGAGCCGGCGGGGCGACTGGGCCGGCCTGGGCCGTGTGGGCCTACGCGGTGGGCAAGGAGGTGGCCACCGGGCTGGTCATGGCTTTCGGGGTCAACGCCCTGATGGCCGCCGCCTTGCTGGCCGGGCAGCTGGTGGACCTGCCGATGGGCTTCAGCGTCGTCAACGTGGTCGATCCCACCCTGGGCCAGGAGACCCCGGTCATCGGCCAGTTCCAGATGCTCCTGGCCACCCTCATCTTCTTCGGGGTCGACGGCCATCACGAGATGCTGCGGGCTCTGGCGCAGAGCTTGGTCGTGGTGCCCCCCGGTGCGGGGGCGACCGGCCCTGGGGTGCTCGAAGGGATCGTCGGGGCCTTCGCGGCGGCGTTCGTCTTGGGGGTGCGGCTCGCCGCCCCGGTGATGGCGGCGCTGTTCCTGGCCGACGTCGCCCTGGCCGTGGTGGCCAGGGCGGTGCCGCAGCTCAACGTCTTCGTGGTAGGCTTTCCCGCCAAGATCGTGCTGGGCTTCGCGGTGCTGCTGCTGGCGCTGCCGGGGATCGTCGGCCTGCTGGCGGGGACCTTTGGACGCAACGGGGAGCTGTGGGGATGGGTGCTGCGCACGATGCAGGGCCTGGCGCCCCGTTGA
- the fliQ gene encoding flagellar biosynthesis protein FliQ, with protein MNEATLLALGRDAIVTILLVSGPMVGLGLLVGLVVSLLMATTQIQEQTLAFVPKILAVFVAMLVFGSWMMRVMLDFANRLLGNLTAYIG; from the coding sequence ATGAACGAGGCGACCCTGCTGGCGCTGGGGCGCGACGCCATCGTGACGATCCTGCTGGTTTCGGGGCCGATGGTGGGCCTGGGGCTGCTGGTGGGGCTCGTGGTGAGCCTGCTGATGGCCACGACGCAGATCCAGGAGCAGACCCTGGCCTTCGTGCCCAAGATCCTGGCCGTCTTCGTCGCCATGCTGGTCTTCGGCTCGTGGATGATGCGGGTCATGCTGGACTTCGCCAACCGACTGCTGGGCAACCTGACCGCCTACATCGGCTGA